A genome region from Penicillium psychrofluorescens genome assembly, chromosome: 3 includes the following:
- a CDS encoding uncharacterized protein (ID:PFLUO_004907-T1.cds;~source:funannotate), with amino-acid sequence MSDPRAELQSTLHSLSIGSKGPVRDIPRPTPPRSSVTGSATSTPKPKKSRSAIADSWEDEAESSADDNDLQSPADGDSSLLSPTISGEGPLDPPPTPISPQTSYPGVAGGYTSSPPTSDGGYGAAPQSGGASKRPEKQTAVAGRLIAGALGIRAPKRTEEQRSYDRAVKEQEIRRRNREREELAKAKEEDEKLKASVWTD; translated from the coding sequence ATGTCTGACCCCCGAGCCGAGCTGCAGTCCACTCTCCACAGCCTGTCCATCGGCTCCAAGGGACCCGTGCGGGATATTCCACGACCGACCCCCCCGCGATCCTCCGTCACCGGATCTGCAACATCAACCCCAAAGCCCAAAAAGTCTCGCAGCGCAATTGCCGACTCCTGGGAAGACGAGGCGGAGAGCTCTGCCGACGACAATGACCTCCAATCACCAGCCGACGGGGACTCGTCTCTGCTCTCGCCGACGATCAGCGGCGAGGGCCCGCTCGATCCCCCACCGACTCCGATCTCGCCCCAGACATCTTATCCCGGAGTCGCAGGAGGTTATACCTCGTCGCCGCCGACCTCGGATGGGGGGTATGGTGCTGCGCCACAGTCGGGTGGCGCCTCGAAGCGGCCGGAGAAACAGACTGCCGTTGCGGGACGATTGATTGCCGGTGCGTTGGGGATCAGGGCACCGAAGCGCACGGAGGAGCAGCGGTCGTATGACCGTGCCGtgaaggagcaggagatACGGAGGCGGAAtcgcgagcgcgaggagctggccaaggcgaaggaggaggacgagaagctcaaggcGTCGGTGTGGACTGATTGA
- a CDS encoding uncharacterized protein (ID:PFLUO_004908-T1.cds;~source:funannotate): protein MVLLHNLPRRAPAWPLPRLARRFSTSPCHANYADTLPNLKIGAHTRVLFQGFTGRQATANVKESLEWGTKIVGGVKPGVEGEHLGLPVFPSVSAAQQRAKPDASAIYVPGNQTAKAIEEAIEAEIPLVVAVAEHVPIHDILRIHSMLQTQSKTRLVGANCPGIISAIGKCRIGFQPLPCFAPGNIGIIAKSGTLSYETVASTTRAGLGQSLCISMGGDVLAGTNFVDALRIFEHDPDTQGIILVGEIGGVAEMDAAEWIRDYRRRTPNPKPIMALIGGLEAPPGRIMGHAGAWAAPGEPDAQTKYQALERAGAVMVNHPEKFGEGMKTLLSNGARPGTSSISGTGSQRRGLHTLRRAISSPKSTTQQKRSLYIKQFQALEILKQKAVPVKDAPAAPSDKSISITVDRTALSPCVIASPTADFDPAQSRKFPFSYTQTSFGDSPVIDAVASHLVLPDSAHGKLAELVQTLWAIFTEKEAFVLETRVGISAAGDLEVHGARFGFDDAAFRSSGRQEEIHRLRNTAEEVPEEVEAEKDGIVYVKLEGEGSVGTLVNGAGLAMNTVDALTIHGGHCANFLDTGGKATSETVKSSFRIICSDPRVKAVFVNIFGGLTRCDMIAEGIILAFRDLDMKVPVVVRLRGTNEESGQKMIAESGLPLHAFDGFGAAAKKVIALAKST, encoded by the exons ATGGTCCTGCTCCACAATCTACCAAGACGGGCGCCCGCATGGCCGCTGCCCAGGTTGGCGAGACGCTTCTCAACTTCTCCTTGTCACGCTAACTATGCGGACACCCTGCCCAATCTCAAGATTGGCGCCCACACGAGGGTGCTTTTCCAGGGATTTACAGGGCGACAGGCTACGGCTAATGTGAAGGAGTCGCTGGAATGGGGCACGAAGATCGTCGGCGGTGTCAAGCCGGGCGTGGAGGGCGAGCATTTGGGCCTGCCGGTGTTTCCGTCTGTCAGCGCT GCCCAGCAGAGAGCGAAGCCCGATGCCTCGGCCATCTATGTGCCCGGCAACCAAACAGCAaaggccattgaggaagCCATCGAAGCGGAAATCCCGCTGGTTGTGGCTGTGGCCGAGCACGTTCCAATCCATGATATTCTCCGA ATCCATTCCATGTTGCAAACGCAATCTAAGACGCGTCTGGTCGGAGCCAACTGCCCGGGCATCATCTCTGCCATTGGCAAGTGCCGAATTGGGTTCCAGCCGCTGCCATGCTTTGCGCCCGGGAACATTGGCATTATCGCCAAATCAGGTACTCTCAGCTACGAGACCGTGGCATCGACGACGCGGGCCGGGCTTGGACAGAGTCTCTGTATTAGTATGGGCGGCGATGTGTTGGCCGGTACCAATTTTGTCGATGCTCTTCGCATTTTCGAACATGATCCTGATACCCAGGGCATTATTCTCGTTGGGGAGATCGGTGGTGTTGCAGAGATGGATGCTGCGGAGTGGATTCGGGATTATCGGAGGAGGACTCCCAACCCAAA GCCTATCATGGCTCTCATTGGCGGATTGGAAGCTCCTCCTGGGCGCATCATGGGCCATGCTGGTGCTTGGGCTGCGCCTGGAGAACCGGACGCACAGACGAAATACCAGGCCCTGGAACGTGCCGGAGCGGTCATGGTCAATCACCCGGAGAAGTTTGGCGAGGGCATGAAGACCCTGCTGAGTAACGGTGCTCGGCCGGGCACAAGT TCTATCTCGGGAACAGGCTCGCAAAGACGAGGCCTGCACACCCTGAGGCGAGCTATCTCGTCCCCCAAATCAACCACCCAGCAGAAACGCAGCCTGTACATCAAACAATTCCAGGCTCTGGAAATCCTCAAACAGAAAGCCGTTCCTGTGAAAGATGCACCGGCAGCACCTTCTGATAAATCCATTTCGATTACGGTCGACCGAACTGCCTTGTCTCCATGCGTCATTGCATCTCCAACTGCAGATTTCGACCCAGCTCAGTCCCGCAAATTCCCATTCAGTTACACCCAAACCAGCTTTGGCGATAGTCCCGTCATTGACGCAGTGGCCTCGCACTTGGTTCTCCCCGACTCGGCACACGGCAAGCTGGCAGAATTAGTTCAAACACTGTGGGCGATCTTCACGGAGAAAGAGGCTTTCGTGCTGGAGACTCGGGTGGGCATATCGGCAGCCGGTGATTTGGAAGTTCACGGCGCACGGTTTGGCTTTGATGATGCTGCATTCCGCAGCTCCGGTCGCCAGGAAGAGATCCATCGTCTGCGGAACACGGCCGAGGAAGTTCCAGAGGAggttgaggctgagaaggaCGGGATCGTATACGTTAA GTTGGAAGGCGAAGGCAGCGTCGGCACACTGG TCAACGGAGCCGGCCTAGCCATGAACACAGTCGACGCCCTAACAATCCACGGCGGGCACTGCGCCAACTTCCTCGACACGGGCGGCAAGGCCACCTCAGAGACAGTCAAGTCGTCGTTCCGGATCATCTGCTCGGACCCGCGCGTGAAGGCGGTTTTCGTCAACATTTTCGGCGGGTTGACGCGCTGCGACATGATCGCCGAGGGCATCATCCTGGCATTCCGGGATCTGGATATGAAAGTGCCGGTAGTGGTGCGGTTGCGTGGCACGAATGAAGAGAGTGGTCAGAAGATG ATTGCCGAGAGTGGACTGCCGCTGCATGCATTTGATGGGTTTGGAGccgcggcgaagaaggtgattGCATTGGCCAAGAGTACATAG
- a CDS encoding uncharacterized protein (ID:PFLUO_004909-T1.cds;~source:funannotate): MASQDMFKRSSFNLFRGRRFEAVDWYWSPEDNFKHRRHALDTRLQYGSLKYDRELFISIICNEYALRVSAQRIEMLQKEIKALEKLTNIEVDQIQFAQLNTGLEEVQKKHSLQKHQLYISESMIPERPLKQNYDSLRRNPDWYMRHELIQDCKDRGGCCSRGCGCCAQRYLTSEKMNGIGHCTWDCWCCLQYRGFDLSAEEKEKAEKELGENLRSWNPAYLLKMTDGFFTKPGRWNISWIR, from the coding sequence ATGGCGTCTCAGGACATGTTCAAACGCTCTAGTTTTAATTTATTCAGAGGCCGGAGATTTGAGGCAGTAGATTGGTACTGGTCTCCAGAAGACAACTTCAAACATAGGCGACATGCCCTCGATACACGCCTTCAATATGGCTCGCTCAAGTACGACCGTGAGCTGTTCATTTCTATCATTTGCAATGAGTATGCTCTCCGAGTGTCCGCCCAACGAATAGAAATGCTACAGAAAGAGATCAAAGCATTGGAAAAGTTGACCAACATTGAAGTCGACCAGATTCAGTTCGCTCAGTTAAATACGGGGCTAGAGGAGGTTCAAAAGAAACACAGTCTTCAGAAGCACCAGCTTTATATTTCCGAGTCAATGATCCCCGAGCGTCCATTGAAACAGAACTATGATTCCTTGAGGCGGAATCCTGATTGGTATATGCGACACGAGCTGATCCAGGACTGCAAAGACCGTGGTGGTTGCTGTAGCAGAGGCTGTGGGTGCTGTGCTCAACGTTATTTGACTTCCGAAAAGATGAATGGGATTGGACACTGTACCTGGGATTGTTGGTGCTGCCTTCAGTACCGGGGATTTGACCTTTcggcagaggagaaggagaaggccgagaaggagctCGGCGAAAACCTTCGATCCTGGAACCCGGCTTATCTTTTGAAGATGACAGATGGGTTTTTCACGAAGCCTGGTCGTTGGAATATATCCTGGATCCGGTAG
- a CDS encoding uncharacterized protein (ID:PFLUO_004910-T1.cds;~source:funannotate) codes for MAASDMPVGFWVLMSVIAGILFLALACLLLKVCLRPLYYAAVAAATPQTALTHDWLKKRENGNVLVEAEDPDKAKEPDNLAPHDDIQLVPLPPGWRVPKPPPAWIRPPAAAAEGRREAVKALAGLGGAIAKKAVGDDS; via the exons ATGGCCGCCAGCGATATGCCCGTCGGCTTCTGGGTCTTGATGTCGGTGATTGCCGGcatcctctttctcgccctgGCCTGTCTCCTCCTGAAAGTCTGTCTCCGTCC CCTGTACTACGCCGCCGTCGCTGCCGCCACTCCCCAGACGGCGCTTACGCACGActggttgaagaagagggagaacGGCAATG TCCTCGTTGAGGCTGAGGACCCCGATAAGGCCAAGGAACCCGACAATCTCGCTCCCCATGACGACATTCAGCTAGTGCCGCTCCCTCCGGGATGGAGGGTCCCTAAGCCTCCCCCAGCCTGGATTCGTCCTCCGGCCGCCGCTGCAGAGGGTCGACGGGAGGCCGTCAAAGCATtggctggccttggtggcgCCATCGCGAAGAAGGCTGTGGGCGACGACTCCTAG